A stretch of the Gammaproteobacteria bacterium genome encodes the following:
- a CDS encoding non-heme iron oxygenase ferredoxin subunit translates to MFRKKPEWHCVADADSCPPGSLLAVMAGDTPVVLANVDGTFYALRDRCSHADYPLSDGTLEGDQVECMYHGARFDLASGRARCLPAIRPVRSYPTEVRDSAVFVLVGK, encoded by the coding sequence GTGTTTAGGAAGAAGCCCGAGTGGCACTGCGTGGCGGATGCGGACTCCTGCCCTCCGGGGTCATTGCTCGCGGTGATGGCGGGAGACACCCCTGTCGTGCTGGCCAACGTGGACGGCACCTTCTACGCGCTGCGCGACCGCTGCTCCCACGCCGACTATCCCCTCTCCGACGGGACGCTGGAGGGCGATCAGGTCGAGTGCATGTATCACGGGGCCCGCTTCGACCTGGCCAGCGGGCGTGCCAGGTGCCTGCCCGCGATCCGCCCGGTGCGCTCCTACCCGACCGAGGTGAGGGACTCGGCGGTATTCGTGCTGGTGGGAAAATGA
- a CDS encoding SUF system NifU family Fe-S cluster assembly protein, with product MTEIALSSLYQQLILEHYRKPRNKGVLPGATVEVHMANPVCGDEIRLHLKLDGEERVQAATFIGQGCSISQASVSMMTVRLKGKSLDEALALAERFTEMMHGSREAARDRKLGELRALQGVSKFPVRIKCALLGFDALQEAAKRVRDQADGSDRG from the coding sequence ATGACCGAGATCGCCCTGAGTTCGCTCTACCAGCAGCTCATCCTCGAACACTACCGCAAGCCACGGAACAAGGGCGTGCTCCCGGGAGCCACGGTCGAAGTGCACATGGCGAACCCCGTCTGCGGCGACGAAATCCGCCTGCACCTGAAGCTGGACGGGGAGGAGCGCGTACAGGCCGCCACCTTCATCGGCCAGGGCTGCTCCATCTCCCAGGCCTCGGTCTCGATGATGACCGTGCGCCTGAAGGGGAAAAGCCTCGACGAGGCCCTGGCGCTCGCCGAGCGCTTCACGGAGATGATGCACGGAAGCAGGGAAGCCGCCCGCGACCGGAAACTGGGCGAACTGCGCGCGCTTCAGGGGGTGAGCAAGTTCCCGGTGCGCATCAAGTGCGCGCTGCTCGGCTTCGACGCGCTCCAGGAGGCCGCGAAGCGGGTCCGGGACCAGGCGGACGGCTCGGACCGCGGCTGA
- a CDS encoding cysteine desulfurase has translation MNGPAAAAGARASDRRSRANAFASRARRDFPALQQEVGGKPLVYLDNAASTQKPDAVIDAIANYYRHDHANVHRGMHELARRATEAYEGARRKVARFLGAADPAEVVWTRGTTEAINLVASAWGHTFLGEGDEIVLSTQEHHSNLVPWQLAAARAGARLRYLELDDEGRLRLDRLPELLSPRTRMVALSHVSNALGTVNPVAEIAEQVHAAGALLLVDGAQGAPHLPIDVAALGCDFYAASGHKMCGPTGIGALWGRRELLERMEPYQGGGEMISVVERDYSTWAEVPHKFEAGTPNVAGAVGMGAAADYLAGIGHAALAEHERTVLEYALDRLAAVDGIRLFGPPAGERCGVVSFLLDHAHAHDVATILDADGVAVRAGHHCAQLVMKHFGVPATSRASFYLYNDTEDVDRLIEGLNRVKAIFG, from the coding sequence ATGAACGGCCCGGCGGCGGCGGCCGGAGCCCGCGCCAGCGACCGGCGTTCGCGCGCGAACGCCTTCGCCTCCCGGGCCCGGCGCGACTTCCCGGCCCTGCAGCAGGAGGTGGGCGGCAAGCCGCTGGTCTACCTGGACAACGCCGCCTCCACCCAGAAGCCCGACGCGGTCATCGACGCGATCGCGAACTACTACCGGCACGACCACGCCAACGTCCACCGGGGCATGCACGAGCTCGCGCGCCGGGCGACCGAAGCCTACGAGGGCGCGCGCCGCAAGGTGGCCCGCTTCCTGGGCGCCGCCGACCCCGCCGAGGTGGTCTGGACGCGAGGCACCACCGAGGCGATCAATCTGGTGGCGAGCGCCTGGGGCCACACCTTCCTCGGCGAGGGCGACGAGATCGTGCTCTCGACCCAGGAGCACCACTCCAACCTCGTGCCCTGGCAGCTCGCCGCCGCGCGCGCCGGAGCCCGCCTGCGCTACCTGGAACTCGACGACGAAGGCCGGCTCCGGCTCGACCGGCTGCCGGAGCTGCTCTCGCCGCGCACCCGCATGGTGGCGCTCTCCCACGTGTCCAACGCGCTGGGCACGGTCAACCCGGTCGCGGAGATCGCCGAGCAGGTTCACGCCGCCGGCGCCCTCCTGCTGGTGGACGGCGCCCAGGGAGCCCCTCACCTCCCCATCGACGTGGCGGCGCTCGGGTGCGACTTCTACGCCGCCTCGGGCCACAAGATGTGCGGACCCACCGGGATCGGCGCGCTGTGGGGGCGGCGCGAGCTGCTCGAACGGATGGAGCCCTACCAGGGCGGCGGCGAGATGATCTCGGTGGTCGAGCGCGACTACAGCACCTGGGCCGAGGTGCCCCACAAGTTCGAGGCCGGCACCCCCAACGTTGCCGGCGCGGTGGGGATGGGGGCAGCCGCCGACTACCTCGCCGGCATCGGGCACGCCGCCCTCGCCGAGCACGAGCGCACCGTGCTCGAGTACGCGCTCGACCGCCTGGCGGCCGTCGACGGCATTCGCCTCTTCGGGCCGCCCGCCGGCGAGCGCTGCGGGGTGGTGTCGTTCCTGCTCGACCATGCCCACGCCCACGACGTCGCGACCATCCTGGACGCGGACGGGGTGGCCGTGCGGGCGGGCCACCACTGCGCGCAACTGGTCATGAAGCACTTCGGCGTGCCCGCCACCTCGCGCGCATCGTTCTACCTGTACAACGACACCGAAGACGTGGACCGGCTCATCGAGGGGCTGAACCGGGTGAAGGCCATCTTCGGATGA